A window of the Haloarcula rubripromontorii genome harbors these coding sequences:
- a CDS encoding endonuclease III domain-containing protein — protein MSDEEPVENISGGAAGGGQSATFDPETAGTRAEAVVDCLGDLYWQKTYGGRDAFECLVRTILSQNTSDKASQPAHNELMARYGGGDDTDLARALAEADQPELAETISSAGLYNQKSERIIALAQRICEEYDGEAGFDEFVREGDPDEVRSTLLDMNGVGPKTADCVLLFAGGRGGVFPVDTHVHRIARRMGLAPAEADHETVREYLERDVPAEKCGFGHTAMIQFGREYCSARKPACLDDPDACPLAGHCDQVGVYPASGDVVDPAEAE, from the coding sequence ATGAGCGACGAGGAACCAGTGGAGAACATCAGCGGCGGGGCCGCTGGCGGCGGCCAGTCGGCCACGTTCGACCCGGAGACGGCGGGCACGCGGGCCGAAGCCGTCGTGGACTGCCTCGGCGACCTGTACTGGCAGAAGACCTACGGCGGCCGGGACGCCTTCGAGTGTCTCGTCCGGACGATTCTCAGCCAGAACACCTCCGACAAGGCCAGCCAGCCCGCCCACAACGAACTGATGGCGCGGTACGGGGGCGGCGACGACACCGACCTCGCCCGCGCGCTGGCCGAGGCCGACCAGCCCGAACTCGCCGAGACCATTTCCTCGGCCGGGCTCTACAACCAGAAGTCCGAGCGCATCATCGCCCTCGCCCAGCGCATCTGCGAGGAGTACGACGGCGAGGCTGGCTTCGACGAGTTCGTCAGGGAGGGCGATCCCGATGAGGTTCGGTCGACGCTGCTCGACATGAACGGCGTCGGCCCGAAGACCGCCGACTGCGTCCTGCTGTTCGCGGGCGGCCGCGGCGGCGTGTTTCCGGTGGACACGCACGTCCACCGCATCGCCCGACGGATGGGGCTGGCCCCGGCAGAGGCCGACCACGAGACCGTCCGTGAGTATCTGGAACGCGACGTACCGGCCGAGAAGTGCGGCTTCGGCCACACCGCGATGATTCAGTTCGGCCGCGAGTACTGCTCGGCCAGAAAGCCGGCCTGTCTGGACGACCCCGACGCCTGTCCGCTCGCGGGCCACTGCGACCAGGTCGGCGTGTATCCGGCCTCCGGTGACGTTGTCGACCCCGCCGAGGCGGAGTGA